One Lysinibacillus fusiformis genomic window carries:
- the yhbY gene encoding ribosome assembly RNA-binding protein YhbY, with the protein MLTGKQKRFLRAEAHHLTPIFQVGKGGVNDEMTKQIREALEVRELIKVRILDNCEEDKHDVAQSLAKGAHAELVQLIGLTVVLYKESRNNKKIVLPKAAK; encoded by the coding sequence ATGTTAACAGGTAAACAAAAGCGTTTTTTACGTGCGGAAGCACATCATTTAACTCCAATTTTCCAAGTAGGAAAAGGCGGCGTTAATGACGAAATGACAAAGCAAATTCGAGAAGCATTAGAAGTACGTGAGCTTATTAAGGTACGTATTTTAGATAACTGTGAAGAAGACAAGCATGATGTGGCACAGTCTCTTGCGAAAGGGGCACATGCTGAGCTTGTACAATTAATAGGGCTAACAGTTGTTTTATATAAAGAATCACGCAATAACAAAAAGATTGTATTACCAAAAGCAGCGAAATAA
- a CDS encoding peptidase U32 family protein, whose product MKKPELLVTPQTVDHVKALIEAGADAFVIGEQQFGLRLAGEFSVSEVEEATKLIHAAGKKVYVAVNALFHNEKLDALGKYLKEMQRIGVDRLIFGDPAVIIVRRDEGVTIPLHWNPETTATNWFTANYWGKRGAARAVLARELSLDEVVEIKENVEMEIEVQVHGMTCMFQSKRPLLGHYFLYQEKVMEIENRKENRNMFLHDDERNNKYPIYEDANGTHIFSPNDMCIIDELGELFEAGIDALKIEGVLQTPAYVETVTQAYRKAIDTYFDESEDAYEDIKDDLLAKIEDIQPAIRPLDTGFIFKETVY is encoded by the coding sequence ATGAAAAAACCTGAATTGCTTGTAACACCGCAGACGGTGGACCATGTAAAAGCACTTATAGAAGCTGGAGCAGACGCTTTTGTCATTGGTGAACAACAATTTGGCCTTCGTCTTGCTGGAGAATTTTCTGTCAGCGAAGTAGAAGAAGCAACAAAGCTTATTCATGCAGCTGGTAAAAAAGTATATGTTGCAGTGAATGCGCTTTTCCATAATGAAAAACTAGACGCACTTGGCAAATACTTAAAAGAAATGCAGCGTATTGGTGTTGACCGATTAATTTTCGGTGATCCTGCTGTTATCATCGTACGTCGTGATGAAGGTGTAACAATTCCACTGCATTGGAATCCAGAAACAACTGCGACAAACTGGTTTACGGCTAATTATTGGGGGAAACGTGGTGCTGCTCGGGCAGTACTTGCACGTGAGCTTTCTTTAGATGAAGTAGTAGAGATTAAAGAAAATGTGGAAATGGAAATTGAAGTGCAAGTACATGGTATGACATGTATGTTCCAATCGAAGCGTCCATTACTAGGTCATTATTTCTTATACCAAGAAAAAGTAATGGAAATTGAAAATCGCAAAGAAAATCGAAATATGTTCCTTCATGATGATGAGCGTAACAATAAATATCCGATTTATGAGGATGCAAATGGTACGCATATTTTCAGTCCAAATGATATGTGCATTATTGATGAACTTGGTGAATTATTCGAGGCCGGGATTGATGCACTGAAAATCGAAGGTGTACTGCAAACACCAGCATACGTTGAGACTGTAACGCAGGCTTACCGTAAAGCAATCGACACATATTTTGACGAATCAGAAGATGCCTATGAAGACATTAAAGATGATTTACTAGCAAAAATTGAAGACATTCAGCCAGCCATCAGACCTCTCGATACTGGGTTTATCTTCAAAGAAACAGTGTACTAG
- the sigK gene encoding RNA polymerase sporulation sigma factor SigK, translating to MSGIFTSMLQLWFEIPALLGYLKGQTFHKPFSKEEEAACIERFLGGDEQARLDLIERNMRLVAHVVKKFHPKHEQLDDYISIGTIGLMKAVESYTPDKKTRLATYAARCIENEILMHLRTQKKVQKDVSLFEPIGTDKDGNALQIRDLLQCDEESATEKLEHKEHVAQLYHYLHMLDERELEIVTLRYGLNHQDALTQKEIAARLNISRSYVSRIEKRALIKLYQFYKRDQKSSE from the coding sequence ATGAGCGGAATTTTTACTTCTATGCTTCAATTATGGTTTGAAATCCCAGCATTATTAGGCTACTTAAAAGGGCAAACATTCCATAAACCCTTTTCAAAGGAGGAGGAAGCTGCTTGTATTGAACGATTTTTAGGTGGTGATGAGCAAGCACGTCTAGATTTAATCGAACGTAATATGAGGCTCGTCGCACATGTCGTAAAAAAATTCCATCCAAAGCATGAGCAGCTTGATGACTATATTTCCATCGGTACGATTGGTCTTATGAAGGCCGTTGAAAGCTATACCCCTGACAAAAAAACACGGTTAGCTACGTACGCAGCACGCTGTATCGAAAATGAAATTTTAATGCACTTGCGTACCCAAAAGAAAGTTCAAAAGGATGTATCCTTATTTGAACCAATTGGTACAGACAAAGATGGCAATGCTTTGCAGATACGTGACCTCCTACAATGTGATGAAGAGAGTGCGACAGAAAAGCTCGAACATAAAGAACACGTTGCACAGTTGTATCACTATTTACACATGCTTGATGAACGAGAGCTTGAAATTGTGACACTTCGTTATGGCTTAAATCATCAAGATGCACTCACGCAAAAAGAAATTGCTGCCCGCTTGAACATTTCTCGTAGCTATGTATCTCGTATTGAAAAGCGAGCACTCATTAAACTCTATCAATTTTACAAACGTGATCAAAAGTCTAGTGAGTAG
- the pssA gene encoding CDP-diacylglycerol--serine O-phosphatidyltransferase, with the protein MKSHAANFITISNMSFGGAAIMATLHEYYSYSVLFIFIAALLDRYDGKVARALGQESELGKQLDSMSDIISFGVAPALLMYGVVLVDFGFVGMMMTVLYIVCGAMRLARFNISEANGFFTGLPITAAGTLLTLTYFASNTFHPAFYLFLFPILALLMISTFTLKKV; encoded by the coding sequence ATGAAATCGCACGCAGCAAACTTCATTACAATTAGTAATATGTCCTTTGGTGGCGCGGCCATAATGGCCACTTTACATGAATATTATAGCTATAGTGTCCTGTTTATCTTTATTGCAGCCCTTCTTGATCGCTACGATGGAAAAGTAGCGCGCGCGCTCGGACAAGAATCTGAATTAGGTAAACAATTAGATTCTATGAGTGATATTATATCATTTGGTGTAGCACCTGCATTATTAATGTATGGAGTTGTCCTAGTCGACTTTGGTTTTGTCGGTATGATGATGACCGTTCTTTACATCGTCTGCGGTGCGATGCGATTAGCTCGCTTCAATATTAGTGAGGCTAATGGCTTTTTCACAGGGTTACCGATTACAGCTGCAGGTACGTTACTAACATTAACGTATTTTGCATCGAATACGTTCCACCCTGCGTTTTATCTTTTCCTTTTTCCAATACTAGCGTTATTAATGATTAGTACATTCACGTTAAAAAAAGTGTAA
- a CDS encoding peptidase U32 family protein gives MVLALEQNDKIRGIVDGKRVITKKPELLAPAGSLEKLKVAVHYGADAVFIGGREFGLRSNADNFSIEEMHEGVEFANKYGAKIYVTTNIFAHNENMDGLEQYLKDIESAGVTGIIVADPLIIETCRTAAPKLEIHLSTQQSLSNWKAVQYWKEEGLHRVVLAREVGGEEMKLMKEKVDIEIEAFVHGAMCIAYSGRCVLSNHMTARDSNRGGCCQSCRWDYDLYEVEDGAEKALYDDNHAPFAMSPKDLKLIEAIPHMIELGIDSLKVEGRMKSIHYVATVISVYRKVIDAYCADPDTFNIKREWLEELDKCANRDTAEAFFHDAPGHEEQMFGVHGRKTTFEFAGLILDHDPETKIVTMQQRNYFKPGDEVEFFGPEIENFRFTMGEIWDEDGNSLDAARHPLQIVKFKCDMPLKPHNMMRKGNN, from the coding sequence ATGGTATTAGCATTAGAACAAAATGACAAAATCCGTGGAATCGTGGATGGTAAGCGTGTTATTACAAAGAAACCTGAACTACTTGCCCCCGCAGGTAGCTTAGAAAAATTAAAAGTGGCTGTACATTACGGTGCAGATGCTGTATTTATTGGTGGTCGTGAATTCGGCCTTCGATCAAATGCAGATAACTTTTCCATCGAGGAAATGCATGAGGGTGTAGAATTCGCTAATAAATATGGCGCAAAGATCTATGTTACAACGAATATTTTTGCGCACAATGAAAATATGGATGGTTTAGAGCAGTATTTGAAGGATATCGAATCTGCAGGTGTAACAGGCATTATCGTAGCAGATCCACTCATTATTGAAACATGCCGTACTGCTGCGCCTAAGCTTGAAATTCATCTTTCTACGCAACAATCTCTATCTAACTGGAAGGCTGTACAGTATTGGAAAGAAGAGGGCTTACACCGTGTAGTTTTAGCACGTGAAGTAGGTGGCGAAGAAATGAAACTCATGAAGGAAAAAGTCGATATTGAAATCGAAGCGTTCGTTCATGGTGCAATGTGTATCGCTTATTCAGGTCGTTGTGTACTATCTAATCATATGACTGCACGTGACTCTAACCGTGGAGGATGCTGTCAATCTTGTCGCTGGGACTATGATTTGTATGAGGTAGAAGATGGTGCGGAAAAAGCATTATATGATGATAATCATGCACCGTTTGCTATGAGCCCAAAAGATTTAAAATTAATCGAAGCCATCCCTCATATGATTGAGCTTGGTATTGATTCATTAAAGGTTGAAGGCCGCATGAAATCAATACATTATGTTGCAACGGTTATTTCTGTTTATCGTAAAGTAATTGATGCTTATTGTGCTGACCCAGATACCTTCAACATTAAACGTGAATGGCTTGAAGAACTAGATAAATGTGCAAATCGTGACACAGCAGAAGCATTCTTCCACGATGCGCCAGGCCATGAAGAGCAAATGTTTGGCGTACATGGCCGTAAAACGACGTTTGAATTTGCCGGGTTAATTTTAGATCATGATCCAGAAACAAAAATAGTGACAATGCAACAACGTAACTATTTTAAACCTGGAGATGAAGTAGAGTTCTTTGGTCCTGAAATCGAAAACTTCCGCTTCACAATGGGTGAAATTTGGGATGAGGATGGTAATAGCTTAGATGCGGCCCGTCATCCATTACAAATTGTTAAATTTAAATGCGATATGCCTTTAAAACCGCACAACATGATGCGAAAGGGGAATAACTAA
- the yqeH gene encoding ribosome biogenesis GTPase YqeH produces MNEMPNCIGCGTTIQTEDKTAVGYAPPSSLEKDVVICQRCFRLKNYNEIQPVSLTDDDFLRILNGLGTQQGLIVKIVDIFDFNGSWLPGLHRFVGKNPVLLVANKADLLPKSVKPKKVINWLKREAKALGLQPIDVLLVSAHKGKGMAEAMEAIDEYRNGRNVYVVGCTNVGKSTFINRIIKQATGEGEVITTSHFPGTTLDMIEIPLDDGSALYDTPGIINHHQMAHHIDASELKYIMPKKEIKPKVYQQNAGQTLFIGALARFDFIQGERSAFTVHVANDLPIHRTKLDKADALYAEHKGELLAPPTADFIDQLPELVRHEFSIKESKTDVVFSGLGWITIQHANVVVAAHAPKGVQVSIRPSLI; encoded by the coding sequence ATGAACGAAATGCCAAATTGTATTGGCTGTGGTACGACAATTCAAACAGAAGATAAAACAGCAGTTGGGTATGCACCCCCATCATCATTAGAAAAAGACGTGGTCATATGCCAGCGTTGCTTCCGTTTGAAAAATTACAATGAAATTCAACCAGTGTCATTAACAGATGACGACTTTTTACGTATTTTAAATGGTCTAGGAACACAGCAAGGCTTAATCGTAAAAATTGTTGATATTTTTGACTTCAATGGGAGCTGGCTGCCTGGGCTTCACCGCTTCGTTGGAAAAAATCCAGTGTTATTAGTAGCAAACAAAGCCGATTTATTACCTAAGTCTGTGAAGCCTAAAAAAGTGATTAATTGGTTAAAACGAGAAGCAAAGGCACTCGGTTTACAGCCAATTGATGTCCTTTTAGTCAGTGCACATAAGGGCAAAGGGATGGCTGAAGCAATGGAGGCCATCGACGAATACCGGAACGGGCGAAATGTTTATGTTGTAGGTTGTACAAATGTTGGGAAATCGACGTTCATTAATCGCATTATTAAACAAGCAACTGGTGAAGGAGAAGTAATTACAACATCTCATTTCCCAGGGACAACATTAGATATGATTGAAATTCCACTTGACGATGGTAGTGCATTATATGATACGCCTGGGATTATTAATCATCATCAGATGGCACACCATATTGACGCAAGTGAATTGAAATATATTATGCCTAAAAAAGAAATTAAGCCAAAAGTCTATCAGCAAAATGCGGGTCAAACATTATTTATTGGGGCGCTTGCTCGCTTTGACTTTATCCAAGGGGAGCGTTCAGCATTTACGGTACATGTGGCAAATGATTTGCCAATTCACAGAACGAAGCTTGACAAGGCGGATGCATTATATGCTGAGCATAAAGGGGAGTTACTTGCACCCCCAACTGCAGATTTTATCGACCAGTTACCAGAATTGGTACGCCACGAGTTTTCGATAAAAGAATCGAAAACTGATGTTGTGTTTTCTGGTCTTGGTTGGATTACGATACAGCATGCAAACGTTGTCGTTGCAGCTCATGCGCCTAAAGGTGTACAAGTATCGATTCGTCCGTCACTCATTTAA
- the aroE gene encoding shikimate dehydrogenase translates to MKKWFAVIGDPIEHSKSPAMHNAWFEEMAIDATYIPVHVTSQNLEAAVNGFKTLGASGWNVTIPHKTAIIPFLDELDQLAEKMGAVNTVVRTKEGKLKGYNTDGVGFVRSLEEAVGKSHKEKPVLLIGAGGAARGIAFAMHQLGYTNLTIANRTVANAQTIVDEMGTGRAISLAQAEETLADFSILVQMTSAGLATGNFSMPFSLDRLAKGAIVADIVYNPLMTPFLQAAEEKGATVVTGLGMFVHQGAIAFNYWLDEYPNTNSMIAQLKAQLGGQ, encoded by the coding sequence ATGAAGAAATGGTTTGCAGTTATTGGTGATCCAATCGAGCATTCAAAATCACCAGCAATGCACAATGCCTGGTTTGAGGAGATGGCTATCGATGCGACGTATATACCAGTGCATGTGACATCACAAAATTTAGAGGCAGCAGTTAATGGTTTTAAAACATTAGGTGCAAGTGGCTGGAACGTCACGATTCCACATAAAACTGCGATCATTCCTTTTTTAGATGAGCTAGATCAGTTAGCCGAGAAAATGGGCGCAGTCAATACAGTTGTACGAACAAAAGAAGGCAAATTAAAAGGCTATAATACAGACGGTGTTGGATTTGTTCGTTCACTTGAAGAAGCTGTTGGCAAATCGCATAAAGAAAAGCCAGTGCTTCTAATTGGAGCTGGTGGGGCAGCACGTGGGATTGCTTTTGCGATGCATCAGCTCGGTTATACCAATTTAACCATTGCAAATCGGACAGTAGCGAATGCACAGACCATTGTTGATGAAATGGGTACAGGTCGTGCCATTTCGTTGGCACAAGCAGAGGAAACATTGGCTGACTTCAGCATTTTAGTGCAAATGACGTCAGCTGGGCTTGCTACGGGCAATTTTTCAATGCCATTTTCACTAGATCGACTTGCAAAGGGCGCAATTGTTGCGGATATTGTGTATAATCCATTAATGACGCCTTTTTTACAAGCGGCTGAGGAAAAAGGGGCAACCGTCGTTACAGGTCTTGGGATGTTCGTGCATCAAGGAGCGATTGCTTTCAATTACTGGCTTGACGAATACCCAAATACAAATTCAATGATTGCGCAATTGAAGGCGCAATTAGGAGGACAATAA
- a CDS encoding YqeG family HAD IIIA-type phosphatase, which yields MYNFLLPDEFVTSIFEITPEKLQELGIKGIITDLDNTLVGWDRADATEELIIWLRIMKESGIRVIIASNNNETRVKHFAEPLGIPYIHKAKKPFRNAFYSAIIQLGLRPNEVVMVGDQLLTDVMGANRLGLHTVLVKPVAQSDGLVTKFNRFIERRVFNDLKRKGILTWEEKE from the coding sequence TTGTATAATTTTTTATTACCAGATGAATTTGTGACGAGTATTTTTGAAATTACACCAGAAAAGCTACAAGAATTAGGTATTAAAGGTATTATTACGGATTTAGATAATACGCTTGTGGGATGGGACCGTGCAGATGCAACGGAAGAGCTCATTATTTGGCTACGTATTATGAAAGAGTCAGGCATTCGCGTGATCATCGCATCAAATAACAACGAGACACGTGTTAAACATTTTGCTGAACCACTTGGAATTCCGTATATTCATAAAGCGAAAAAGCCATTCCGTAATGCCTTTTATAGTGCCATTATTCAACTTGGGTTACGTCCCAATGAAGTAGTAATGGTTGGAGATCAGCTATTAACAGACGTAATGGGGGCCAATCGGTTAGGTTTGCATACGGTTTTAGTAAAGCCAGTTGCACAATCTGATGGGCTTGTGACAAAATTTAATCGTTTCATTGAACGCCGAGTGTTCAATGATTTAAAACGTAAAGGAATACTTACTTGGGAGGAAAAAGAATGA
- a CDS encoding YrrS family protein yields MSERQTRSSRHLQPSHNKKLDKLLNLLIGIVFILIVITAMYVFKWQDDSEETVKEDPVQEQKNDDTTKEHPKEEEVETDEEVSKDEVTKDEEPTEESEQSEQDKAVETTSDDPIVDRVVTDTNWKPTPTTQAGEHVSSYNDKSVDWAEKIATITAATGIANDNMIIWRLQNNGGADTAIATVSTKNKAEMYRVSMEWVNNEGWLPVKLEQLNTLEGAY; encoded by the coding sequence GTGAGTGAACGACAAACGCGAAGCAGTCGTCATCTGCAGCCATCTCACAATAAAAAGTTAGATAAACTTTTAAATCTATTAATTGGCATTGTCTTTATACTCATTGTTATAACGGCAATGTATGTGTTTAAATGGCAAGACGACTCAGAAGAAACAGTAAAAGAGGACCCAGTTCAGGAGCAAAAGAACGATGATACGACGAAAGAGCATCCTAAAGAGGAAGAAGTCGAAACAGACGAGGAAGTATCTAAAGATGAAGTAACTAAAGATGAAGAGCCTACAGAGGAATCAGAACAGTCCGAGCAGGACAAAGCCGTTGAAACAACATCAGATGATCCAATCGTTGACCGTGTAGTAACAGATACTAACTGGAAGCCAACACCTACAACACAAGCAGGTGAGCATGTATCGTCCTATAATGATAAATCTGTAGACTGGGCTGAAAAAATAGCGACTATTACAGCGGCCACAGGCATCGCCAATGACAATATGATTATTTGGCGTTTACAAAATAATGGTGGTGCTGATACAGCCATAGCTACGGTATCTACAAAAAATAAAGCAGAAATGTATCGAGTGAGCATGGAGTGGGTTAATAATGAAGGCTGGTTACCTGTTAAACTTGAGCAACTGAATACATTAGAAGGTGCCTATTGA
- the udk gene encoding uridine kinase, which yields MATKRPVVIGIAGGSCSGKTSVTHAIYDVFRDHSVVVIEQDYYYKDQRHLTFEERLETNYDHPLAFDNDLLIEHINKLLMRQPIEKPVYDYVQHTRAKEVIQVAPVDVIILEGILVLEDAGLRDLMDIKLFVDTDSDLRIIRRIMRDIKERGRTTDSVIDQYLSAVRPMHNLFIEPTKRYADIIIPEGGDNEVAIDLMVTKIKTILETDHVL from the coding sequence ATGGCAACAAAGCGTCCAGTCGTCATCGGAATCGCTGGTGGATCATGCTCGGGTAAAACGAGTGTGACACATGCTATTTATGATGTTTTCCGTGACCATTCGGTAGTTGTAATCGAACAAGATTATTACTATAAAGATCAGCGTCATTTAACATTTGAGGAGCGTTTAGAGACAAACTATGACCATCCACTTGCGTTTGATAATGATCTGCTGATTGAGCATATTAACAAGCTCTTAATGCGTCAACCTATCGAAAAACCTGTATATGACTACGTGCAACATACAAGGGCGAAGGAAGTAATTCAAGTAGCTCCGGTAGATGTTATTATATTAGAAGGTATTTTAGTGCTAGAAGATGCTGGTTTACGTGATTTAATGGATATTAAATTATTTGTAGATACAGATTCTGATTTACGTATTATTCGTCGCATAATGCGTGATATTAAAGAGCGTGGACGTACAACTGATTCTGTGATTGACCAGTATCTATCTGCAGTTCGCCCAATGCATAATTTATTTATTGAACCGACAAAACGTTATGCTGATATTATTATTCCTGAAGGTGGGGATAATGAGGTGGCAATCGATTTGATGGTAACGAAAATTAAAACTATTCTTGAAACTGACCACGTATTGTAA
- a CDS encoding phosphatidylserine decarboxylase: MKEKLYQRLIELTNGKQSSHILQTIAKAKWSRRIIPSYMKIYDINLEEVSKKTQQFSSLHDFFTRELLEEARPIVQSPTVYASPVDAKVESFGRIEWDMTFLVKGKPYSLQDLLGNVERAAQYTDGHYIVFYLSPADYHRIHSPIDGHVLRQYTLGQTSYPVNQLGLTYGKKPISHNYRLVTELKMANDQQVAFIKVGATFVNSIVLTNKTAHWRKGEEVGYFSFGSTVVMLFEKDAIAFTDNVVQGSPIRMGEAFANML; the protein is encoded by the coding sequence ATGAAAGAAAAACTGTATCAACGCTTGATAGAATTAACAAACGGCAAACAGTCCTCCCATATTTTGCAAACTATTGCAAAAGCAAAATGGAGTAGACGTATTATTCCAAGCTATATGAAAATATACGATATTAACCTTGAAGAAGTTTCAAAAAAAACACAACAATTTTCAAGTTTACATGACTTTTTTACGAGAGAGCTCTTAGAAGAAGCACGACCAATCGTTCAAAGTCCCACTGTCTATGCAAGTCCAGTCGATGCGAAAGTGGAATCGTTTGGCCGTATCGAATGGGATATGACTTTTCTTGTGAAAGGTAAGCCCTATTCTTTACAGGATTTACTAGGAAATGTAGAGCGTGCCGCACAATATACCGACGGACATTACATCGTATTTTACTTAAGTCCAGCTGATTATCATCGTATACATAGCCCGATTGATGGCCATGTACTACGACAATACACATTAGGTCAAACATCCTACCCTGTTAATCAACTCGGTCTCACATATGGTAAAAAACCGATTTCGCATAATTATCGCCTTGTAACGGAGTTGAAGATGGCGAATGACCAGCAAGTCGCATTCATTAAAGTTGGTGCTACCTTTGTAAACTCTATCGTGCTGACAAATAAGACAGCGCATTGGCGTAAGGGCGAAGAGGTCGGCTATTTTTCATTTGGTTCAACAGTGGTTATGTTATTTGAAAAAGATGCAATTGCATTTACTGATAATGTAGTTCAGGGAAGCCCAATTCGAATGGGTGAAGCCTTCGCAAATATGCTATAA
- the mtnN gene encoding 5'-methylthioadenosine/S-adenosylhomocysteine nucleosidase, which produces MKIAVIGAMEEEVELLRASLKNANSTTIAGSEYTTGTYEGNEVILLKSGIGKVNAAMSTTILLHEFKPNVVINTGSAGGYDEALEVGAVVISDEVRHHDVDVTIFGYEIGQMAGMPAAYKSDAKLMKVAEEAVKAVGEHQYDIGLICSGDTFMNDPVRVEAVRHHFPQMKAVEMEAAAVAQVCYQFGTPFVVIRALSDIAGKESNISFDEFLPVAAKHSTQVVLKAISSL; this is translated from the coding sequence ATGAAAATTGCAGTAATCGGTGCAATGGAAGAAGAAGTAGAACTATTACGTGCATCTTTAAAAAATGCAAATAGCACTACAATTGCAGGAAGTGAATATACAACTGGAACATATGAGGGCAATGAAGTTATCTTATTAAAGAGCGGTATTGGTAAAGTCAATGCAGCGATGTCAACAACCATCTTATTGCATGAATTTAAACCAAATGTAGTGATTAATACAGGTTCGGCTGGAGGCTATGACGAGGCATTAGAAGTAGGTGCAGTTGTTATTTCAGATGAAGTACGCCATCATGACGTGGATGTGACGATTTTTGGCTATGAGATTGGTCAAATGGCTGGCATGCCTGCTGCATATAAGTCAGATGCTAAGCTTATGAAAGTCGCTGAAGAAGCTGTCAAGGCAGTAGGTGAACACCAATATGATATTGGTTTAATCTGTTCAGGTGATACCTTTATGAATGATCCGGTTCGTGTGGAAGCTGTACGTCATCATTTCCCGCAAATGAAAGCAGTCGAAATGGAAGCGGCAGCTGTTGCTCAAGTTTGTTATCAATTTGGAACGCCTTTTGTTGTGATTCGTGCACTATCTGATATTGCTGGAAAAGAATCAAACATCAGCTTTGATGAATTCTTACCAGTAGCAGCAAAACATTCGACACAAGTAGTGTTAAAAGCGATTTCCTCGCTATAA
- a CDS encoding nicotinate-nucleotide adenylyltransferase: MKKVGLLGGTFNPPHIGHLMMANEVFHALGLDEIRFMPNALPPHKQARHDASDAYRLEMVKRAIHPYPQFRVESYEVVKGGVSYSYETLAALCAREPDVQFYFIIGGDMIDSLHTWYCIDELVKLVQFVGVKRPSTEARTEYPVLMVEVPQIDLSSTLIRERLATGGTVTFLLPEAVETFIREEGLYGT; this comes from the coding sequence ATGAAGAAAGTCGGTTTACTCGGAGGGACGTTTAATCCACCACATATCGGACATTTAATGATGGCAAATGAAGTATTTCATGCGTTAGGATTAGATGAAATTCGTTTTATGCCGAATGCACTACCACCGCATAAGCAGGCTCGGCATGATGCAAGTGATGCATATCGCCTTGAAATGGTGAAGCGTGCAATTCATCCATATCCGCAATTTCGTGTGGAGTCGTATGAGGTAGTCAAAGGTGGCGTATCCTATTCATATGAGACACTTGCTGCGTTATGTGCGAGAGAGCCTGATGTACAGTTTTACTTTATCATTGGTGGAGATATGATTGATTCGCTTCATACGTGGTACTGTATCGACGAATTAGTAAAGCTTGTGCAATTTGTAGGTGTGAAACGTCCAAGTACGGAGGCACGAACAGAGTACCCTGTATTAATGGTGGAAGTGCCACAAATCGATTTATCGTCAACCTTGATTCGTGAACGCCTTGCTACTGGTGGAACGGTAACATTTTTACTGCCTGAAGCGGTAGAGACGTTCATACGAGAGGAAGGTCTATATGGAACGTGA
- the greA gene encoding transcription elongation factor GreA has translation MSNEKQYPMTAEGKKKLEDELVKLETETRKEIVERIKIARDFGDLSENAEYDSAKEEQAFLEGRISTLKSMIRNAVIISEDETDNSVVSLGKTVTFVEIIDGKPSTDKESYTIVGSAEADPMEFRISNESPIAKGLLGKAEGEEVAVQTPGGEMKVKIISIK, from the coding sequence TTGTCAAATGAAAAACAGTACCCAATGACAGCTGAGGGTAAGAAAAAATTAGAAGATGAATTAGTGAAATTAGAAACAGAAACACGTAAGGAAATCGTAGAACGTATAAAAATTGCACGTGACTTCGGGGATCTTTCTGAAAATGCTGAGTATGATTCTGCTAAAGAAGAACAAGCCTTTTTAGAAGGAAGAATCTCTACTTTAAAATCTATGATTCGTAACGCGGTAATTATCTCAGAGGATGAAACAGATAACAGTGTAGTTTCACTTGGGAAAACGGTTACATTTGTAGAGATTATTGATGGAAAACCATCAACAGATAAAGAATCTTACACAATTGTTGGTTCAGCAGAAGCGGATCCTATGGAATTCAGAATCTCTAATGAATCACCAATTGCTAAAGGTCTACTAGGAAAAGCAGAAGGTGAAGAAGTAGCTGTACAAACACCTGGTGGCGAGATGAAAGTGAAAATTATTTCGATTAAATAA